A genomic region of candidate division WOR-3 bacterium contains the following coding sequences:
- a CDS encoding nitroreductase family protein: MTESNFLRLCWKRRSVRRFSERPVEREKLNLCLEAARLAPSADNGQPWRFIVFDDPEKKQALGNAVFKGVFLASKHFARAPVLVALLIKENILINRLGGGAAGNQFQLIDAGIAGEHFVLAATEQGLGTCWIGWFDSRALLRHLGLGRGYRAVALIAVGYPAEERERATVKRKPLEKIAFWNSAPK; the protein is encoded by the coding sequence ATGACAGAAAGTAACTTCCTGAGACTGTGCTGGAAACGGCGCTCGGTTCGCCGCTTCAGTGAGCGCCCGGTTGAAAGGGAGAAACTGAACCTCTGCCTTGAGGCGGCAAGGCTGGCACCTTCAGCAGACAACGGTCAGCCCTGGCGGTTTATCGTCTTTGACGACCCAGAAAAGAAACAGGCGCTCGGCAATGCGGTTTTCAAGGGCGTTTTTCTCGCCTCCAAGCACTTTGCGCGCGCACCGGTCTTGGTTGCCCTTTTGATAAAGGAGAACATCCTAATCAACCGGCTGGGTGGCGGTGCTGCGGGCAATCAGTTTCAGTTGATTGATGCGGGGATTGCCGGAGAGCATTTTGTCCTTGCGGCAACTGAACAGGGTCTTGGCACCTGCTGGATTGGCTGGTTTGACTCCCGCGCACTTTTGCGCCACCTCGGTCTGGGGCGGGGCTATCGGGCAGTGGCATTGATTGCGGTTGGCTATCCGGCTGAGGAGCGTGAGCGTGCAACTGTGAAGCGCAAGCCCTTGGAGAAAATCGCCTTCTGGAACTCAGCACCAAAATAG
- a CDS encoding flavodoxin family protein → MKQKRVLVLEGSPRKGNTALVTDWVLEGLGKKGIEVNRIQVSKLNIAGCQECFHCTNYKNRAGCQQDDDMLEIFDLLVDSDLTIWTSPIFCWGVTSQLKTAVDRCFALLTGENLLRGAKWAVVITAGGDHYDGADLAVAMFRRLAEFGKVKYLGHYVVANCPEPKILKKQERIAEEAKRFGRELRQQLFD, encoded by the coding sequence ATGAAACAGAAAAGGGTTTTAGTTCTTGAAGGCAGCCCGAGAAAGGGGAACACCGCGCTTGTTACCGACTGGGTCCTTGAGGGTCTGGGCAAAAAGGGGATTGAGGTCAACCGTATCCAGGTGAGCAAGTTGAACATCGCCGGCTGTCAGGAGTGCTTTCACTGCACCAATTACAAAAATCGCGCCGGCTGCCAGCAGGATGATGATATGCTGGAGATATTTGACCTTCTGGTTGACAGCGATTTGACCATCTGGACAAGCCCGATCTTCTGCTGGGGTGTCACCAGCCAGTTGAAGACCGCTGTTGACCGCTGCTTTGCCCTCTTGACCGGTGAAAACCTTTTAAGGGGAGCAAAATGGGCGGTTGTCATCACCGCTGGTGGTGACCATTATGATGGTGCCGATTTGGCAGTGGCGATGTTCCGGCGTCTTGCCGAGTTTGGCAAGGTGAAATACTTGGGTCATTATGTTGTTGCCAACTGCCCTGAGCCGAAGATATTAAAGAAACAGGAGCGCATCGCTGAGGAGGCAAAGAGGTTCGGCAGGGAGCTGCGCCAGCAACTTTTTGATTGA